ATATGCTGAGAAACCTTGAGAAAGCAGCAACATGGGCCAGAATGAGGTTCAAGGCAAAGAAGTGCCGTAAGCTAGTGCTCAGGAAAGGAAAGCTGTGCGACAAACTGCAGCTGGAAATCCAGGGAGAGAAGATCCCTTCTGTGTCTGACCAACCAGTAAAGAGCTTGGGGAAGAAATTTGATAAGACACTTGGAGATGTGCAGAATGTAAAGGAGTTTAGAAAGCAGGCAGAGGAAGGGCTAAGGAAGATAGAAGAGAGTAATCTACCAGGAAAATACAAGTTATGGTGCTATCAGTATGGCCTTTTACCGAGATTGACATGGCCAATGACAATGTACAACATTCCTCTCACCACTATGGAACAGGTAGACAAGAAGATCGGCAGGTACATCAGGAAATGGCTAGGGGTGCCTCCAGGTCTCACGAGTGTGGGGCTGTACAGTACCTCAGCAAAGCTACAGCTACCCCTAACCTCAGCACTGGAAGAGTACAAGGTGGCAAAAGTAAGGGCGCAGACGACCCTGGATAACAGCAAAGATGGAATAGTCAGGGAGGCTGGGATTAAGCTGAGATCGGGAAGAAAGTGGTCAGCAGCAGAGGCGGCAGAAAGCGCTAGAAGTAGGCTGAGGCACAAAGATATTGTGGGAGTGGTGGCCCAGGGGAGGCTAGGCTTAGGAGCAGGGACATCTGCAGGTCAGAGATGGAAAGATGCTGCGCCCATTGTAAGAAGGAAGATGCTGCAGGGTGAAATTAGACGACAGGAAGAAGAGCAGAGGAGAGCTCAGGCAGTTAGCCAGGGTGTACAGGGAGCCTGGGTCAAATGGGAACAGGCTCGAGAGAGGAAGATTACCTGGAAGGAGCTCTGGTCCTGGGAACCACTGAGGACACAGTTCCTACTAAAGTCTGTGTACGATCTCTTACCCACCCCAGCAAACCTGAAGAGATGAGGCAAGGAGAGTGAAGAGAAGTGCGTGCTGTGCGGGAAGAGAGGGACTTTAAGTCACCTGCTGACAGGATGTGCCATAGCCCTAGGACAGGGAAGGTACAGGTGGAGACATGACAAAGTGTTAAGGGTCCTAGCAGCCGCACTTGAGGAGAAGAGGGCACAGATGAGAGGAAGAAAGCAGAGAAGGCTGAGGTTTGTAGAGTTCGTGAAGGAAGGAGGGAAAGGAAAAAGGAGGGGAAAGAGTGCACTAGACGAAGGTCTAGGAATTCTGGCCACAGCAGGGGACTGGGACCTACGGGTCGACCTGGACAGGAAACTAACCTTCCCAGAGGAGATAACAACAACGAACCAGAGACCAGACATAGTGATATGGTCAGCAAAGACCAGACAGGTAGTCATCCTAGAGCTCACTGTACCTTGGGAGGACAGGTTGGAGGAAGCATTTGAAAGGAAAGCTGAGAAGTACAGTGAACTGAAGCAGTCCTGTATAGAGAAAGGGTGGAAAACCTGGTATTACCCCATAGAAGTTGGGTGCAGAGGATTTGTAGGACAGTCAGCATGGAGAGGGTTAGGAGCATGTGGGATTaaaggaaggaaaagaaaagcgGTTACCAAGAACTTGGCAGAAGCAGCGGAGTCTGCGTCAAGATGGCTCTGGATGAAAAGCAAGGAGTACACGTGGAAAACCTGACCCACGACAGGTGACGGACTGGCCAACGTCACCGCCCCGCCAGCCAGAGGGGGTCCTGACAGAGGGGGCGAAACCCCTGAGGAAGGCTGGACGTCAGCTGATGATGTCGTGGGTCAACGCAGTGCAACCAGCTGTTTCAAGTAAGCTTTTattaaaaatacaaatgtttggcgTAGTGTATTGACAGAATTTCATACGGCCCCATACGGACTTGAAAATATTTGCACGTGTGAATTTACCCATACTAGCATGTAAAAACTTCTCCGCTTGAAGTGTGGTCCACAAAATTTTAGCATCTCTTCTCCCAACCGGATGGTTTATCAACACAAATGAAAGGTGTGAGAGTTTATTCAtttgcttgatttatttatCAAAACAGTCAATAATTGTAAACAACAACGAAAGTTGGGACATCGAGGAACGAGTTATACGTCAAATCGAAGACGCGCACTCGACAGCACGCCAGCACAGTCCCCAAAACTACTAAAATTCTATTTCTGTTTTGGCGATCCTATGCAATAACCCCACAGACTTCACTATTTTAGCCGGGCTGATATCCAAACAGGAGACCATTGTCGCGATTAAGTATTGATGACACCCGTCTCTCCCGCCCTTCTTGGTGGATGTAGCAAGGAACAAAACTGTGTGCAATGGATATACATGACTAACATGTAGAGCGAGACCAACCGGGAGTTATTCGCATCATCAGCCGAGCAGGCATCAGATCTGACGTGCCCGAATTGACCAACTCTCTGGTCTATGTGTGAGGAAGGCGCCTTTGAACTGTTCAAGCAGATGCTGCAGAGTAACCACAGAATACGTAATTTTGTACAAACTCACAGATCTACAGCTACAGAACCTACACTTAGAAAATCAAAACACCATCTCCATCTCCACAAAAAGGAAGAAGCCAGTAGATGGAACAGTACGTACAGGTACCTGTAGCACAAATCTGAATAAATATTTGTTTCcgtatacccccctcacattaggcgaaaattgatcggtcgacgagtctgcaagctctaaattacgaggaggcatggccctgacgggaaggggggaactctgccatttcttcgtcggcatcagggtcatgttTTCTCGtgatttagagctcgcagactcgtcgtccgatcgattttcgcctaatgtgaggacGGTATTACCCAACCAAGCCTAGAAAACCTACCGGACCTAACCTTTCATTGTCCGGCCACTAGTAAAGGGAATTCAATTTTCGatatgacatatacatgtacatttgtaattatGATCACATATGCATAATTACAGCATAATCTTGAACATTTCAATGCCTGAGTTATTTCAGTTTCATATTGCTAATCTGCATTAGTTCGATCACTTCGGCCCAAATCTAAACAATATTGATAGAATCGCTACAAACTAACTCTATTTTTGAGAACCGAAAGCTGAAATACAACAatctaaagtacatgtaaggaTTATACTCGTTCTGGGTATTTTAGGCCTGCTTTGTGACATTTACTTTATTATAGTACTGAATTTTTAACGGTCCGTCTAGCACTAGCCGTAACTCATAAAACAAGACGCCGTAGCATCCTAAACATCATGTTTGGGTTGATATTCCCAGTTCAAGTTCATCAGATCTTTCAGTCTTTTACTGTCAGGCTGAAGACTTGCAAACTCTTTCCTACACCTGCTCTGTCTCACATTCTTGTAAAAACATTTAACGTCACTGAACAAACTGTCTGAGTCTGGTCCAAAAATGCCCCACAGTAGCAAGCTCCTAGTTTTCCACCAGACCCAAAGCCAGTCATGCCCAAGGGAAATGTCCCGGATGTTGCTCGTCTTTCTAACAGCGGCCTGACGAAGGAGCTCCTGAGAATCAAACCGAGGTTTCGCGTTCAGCCGCCTGTGGTCCGCGGAGTCTCCGCTGACAAAGAAAGATCTGAGGTTCGGGTTGAAGTAGTACGCCACGGCTGCCACACTCGACTCGTCATGGACAAGATAGTCGCACTTAGACAGCAGCAAGATATCAGTGAACACCTTATCACCTCTCGAACGCGCGGAATCTTTGTCCTTTTCCTTAAGCTTTAAATCATCTCCCCTAGCAGCTTGGATGTTCAAGACTTTGTCATCTCCGAACTCGGCCTTGAACACCCCCATAACTTCGTCGATATCACAAGCCAGAAATATGCGGAGCTCTTTCCCAGCATTTGTTGCCGTTGGCGTTGCATTTTTGATGAGCTGACGTACAACTCGTACGAAATCCTCGAGGTCTGGTGTCTTCTGCCCGAACTCCTCGCTCATCTCTTCAATGTGGTCTCCCCCCAGTCTCACATGGACACCTGTGGATGAAATAGATCATGAGATACTCACGTATCGTCGTCACCCCAGGCCCACTGACTGGTCCCTGAAAAAGTAGGCGAAACATTAATTATAAATtcttttgatattatctttGGAAATCTAAATCAAGGAGCCTCTGTATTAGACAATCTTAttattttatttgcaaaaatgtacatttacaaatgcaGAGAATCTAAAAGAATTAATTTCATATCCTTTATTAATTATGTCAACTTCTTCGAGAAGGTTGAAGGTCAAATTGCAAACAGGAGAGGGAAGATGATGAAGCATCATGGCAAGTGGGACATTTATTTAAAAATGATTCATCAGCCTTTGTTTGATTTACGTTTTACTTAATAGtaatgtttatttgtatatgtGACTTAAGGTTTTGGATGGTTCaccttttgttttttgttttgtaatgttatttgtaaataaaaaaaacattctttttCTGTTGCTACGGGGGAAATGACCAACACTCACTTCAACCTTGGGACTCCTCGTACTAATGTTCATGTTAGTAATGTAAAAGTAATGCAAAATCTAGTCTTTTGTAACTTAACTGTACCATCGGCATCAATTTGAACAATAAAATTAGATTTTGTCAATATtcaaatgttcaaacaaacgTGAGCATGATTATGTACACAGGCCATCCTTAAGCTTTTTAAGACCTTGTATTTAGTAAATGCGGGTCGTTTCGCCTAATAAATATAAAGATATTTATACAAACTATATTTCTATGGGAGGTTACCATTGTATTCACACAAACAGACTGACCTATGTTGACAGTTTCCGCCATAAAGGATTTATAGAAAGCATTCACGGTGTTGTGAAATCGGGCAGCAGGCTTGACGTAACCGGATATGACGTGGTTGACAAGAGCACGAGTCTCTGCTGTGATTGGCTGAATGTATGTTGTCACCTTGTGTTCCATGTCGGCAAACCGGAAATCTACCAACTTGCCAACTGCTCCTCGTCGAGTCAGGTATGGCTGGATGACATCAATAAGATTGTATCGATGAATCTATGCATCTATTTATTCCTTGAACAACAGACACAAGCATGGCAAAATACTACAATAGCCTCTTTTCCGAAAATCAGACTTTCATAACTTTGGCAACTTATGCTATTTGGGTGACTTGTGCAACTATTTgcattatttgcatattccacaAGAAACCTTCAGAATGAATCAGGGCTAAAGTCtaacatcatttggcgaagTTATGAGGTAGCGAAACTCtagtttaggccatgttgatttgattatataggtGACATCCCCCGGGAActtcaaaactgatgcaagtgagtgaatgaaaaaaaagtttggccaaaaaaagttgcTAGGGTTTtagaatgccagtgggagtccaataatccaccaaaaagattcctttgtaggttgaccaattaccattgttttgagtattgccagttctcaagtttccacagacaatcaggtccaggttcaagtccggacctggaaatgatctctggacctgaacgggacctggacctgaaattCTGtcctggtacctccccctaccaacaatagattttttttctttctgtcctttcacatcttattctttgactttagattcattttggcattatatggcattagttatctgttttctgataccgtaagtttttttttcaatctacggaatatctgtgctcattttacagctgctttgcacaatttattgtgtggtcgaaaacttttttttcgaaACGTCCGAAAAtcggtgcgagcgcggatgtcatccatataatcaaatcaacatggccttactagaATTTTATTACGGGAATTATGGGCGACAGAGTCATCTGGAAGAACTTTATAGTATCACCTGATAAGGACTGAATTATTATCAATGCATGGTAATTTACATTCTTTTGGTTCTCATCCATTGAAGGAAATACTGGTACAGAAGAAatatgcactctcactgcacttgcgtcaagcttgcgtcattgcggggttcgaaagatactcaacgaatttcagtgataaagaacgaatgttcttacttttgtgtattttttcgtcTTCTAAGTAATACTttcacgtattacgcaatatctaaattatataaAATCGGAGAAATGATAAAactgacgcagtgaacgaaccccgcagtgacgcagtgacgcaagtgcagtgagagtgcacctgaAGACAGCTATATTAGTACACATAAGGTAAAAGATCATGAGTAACACTACTCGTCACATTTCAGCACCTGGATGCAGATAGAGAGAAAACAAAGTCCCTCCCCCCCAATAACAATTCCTCATCATCAAAGATACATACCGATTTGTTGACTACATTGTAAATTCCAGGCATGACGCACACACGAGTCTTCGTGCTCTGTTCTATGCCTTCGTTTACAGctgaagaaaagaagagaaacaaagggtaggaaacaaaaaatggaacaaatacACATTCACGCTGGAGTCTATCAACTCAAGGATGAGAACATTAAAGCAGAATGTTTGACCTGGCGTATATGAAAACAactgaaataattgaaattatCATATAAAGCACTGAAGCTACTTGATAACAGTATCCAGCAGATATGCCCTGTAATGTAACAGCTAGAGGGCGCAATTTGCACACCTATTCTTTCCACCTTTGTCCGAACCCAAATGCTGCCTGTCACAAATGCCCATAACATGCCCACagcaaaagatgcaaaaatacTTCAGGACATGCATTCGCGGACTTTCGCTTAGCACATGTGTGATTTCTGGAATACTTTCAATTCGTACAATTCGTAATAAGGTAGGCTCCGCTCCTGATACGTCGCCAAAACTCGTCACTAAATGactaattatacataattatagaCATGATAGACAACATATGGAAAGGCTCTACCTTCGAAGTACCATGTCCAGTAATTCTTGCCATGTCCAGGCGGCCCGCAGACATCGCAATCCGTCCAAATGACAGTAGGAGTGAAGCCTTGAGCCTGTTGTATGATCATGGAGGAGGAATATCCTCTGTTTCAATGACATTAAACATTATAATTATTGATGCATAATTCGTCTGTCGTCTTGAATAGAAGGAGCAATTCTTGAGTCCGGGCGCACAAGAAAGGTATCATGATCATATTGTTGTGTAAGAACGAGGGCGACGGAGAGGAAGAGAAGGCTAGGGAGATGggaagagagaaggagagagcaagatatatatatgtatatatatatatatatatatatatatatatatatatatatataacccaAGGAGTTAAGAATAACTTATTTGGATAActccatgtatatatatatatatatatatatatatgtgtgttatCTTAGGACTAGATCTCATAATTACCAGACAGGTTGTGATATCGTCGATTGTCTGCAAAACGAGGGCGCCAAAACCGACTCCGTCGCAGTATGTGAGAGACGGTTCGACGACGCAGGCCGTGACGTCAGCGGTGTGCCCGTCATACTTGGAGTTGTGGTGGACGGCGACTGTGGTCTTTGTCAACGGCTCGATGTAACTAAAGGCTGGAAAGGGAAGGGAATTTGATGGGAAGTTTACGTCTCAAANNNNNNNNNNNNNNNNNNNNNNNNNNNNNNNNNNNNNNNNNNNNNNNNNNNNNNNNNNNNNNNNNNNNNNNNNNNNNNNNNNNNNNNNNNNNNNNNNNNNNNNNNNNNNNNNNNNNNNNNNNNNNNNNNNNNNNNNNNNNNNNNNNNNNNNNNNNNNNNNNNNNNNNNNNNNNNNNNNNNNNNNNNNNNNNNNNNNNNNNNNNNNNNNNNNNNNNNNNNNNNNNNNNNNNNNNNNNNNNNNNNNNNNNNNNNNNNNNNNNNNNNNNNNNNNNNNNNNNNNNNNNNNNNNNNNNNNNNNNNNNNNNNNNNNNNNNNNNNNNNNNNNNNNNNNNNNNNNNNNNNNNNNNNNNNNNNNNNNNNNNNNNNNNNNNNNNNNNNNNNNNNNNNNNNNNNNNNNNNNNNNNNNNNNNNNNNNNNNNNNNNNNNNNNNNNNNNNNNNNNNNNNNNNNNNNNNNNNNNNgtgcagggggggggggggtgatggctggggagggggggtgcaAGCGGAATCACACAGGGGGTCAAGAGGAGTGACGGGGGGCCAGATGAATTACGCCGGGGGGCAAGGGGAAGTCCGGGGGAGGTGAACGGTTAGGGGGGGAAgctgaaggagttaggtgggggtgtgGAATACCGTaaagaattttttattttttttttgcttttggacagacggggacaatgtggcactgcactcaagtttacatacacggtacagacagaagtcaggtacctatttttacacctgggtgaagagagaaaggtcgtgtaaagtgcctttctcaagggcacaacgtcggggggcacggtggggatggaactcagaacctctaggttcccagccgaacgctctaccacggttacgccacgcccgacgccacataAAGAAAATTGACCCACCTGTTACACCGGAATAAATGCGCTGTGCCAGGTTCAGGTGCAGAACAGTAAACAAAGACACAGTCAGAACTGTTGTTAGGAACAGTTGACGGCGTTTATAGATCATCCTTTTCGAGAGAGGATAGAGGAGGCGACGCCAAACAAACATTGCTATGGAACCGCAGGTCTCTCGTTCGACCGGTACGACCTGTGATTAGTTGTCTTCAAATATTCTGTTGTTATCACAACCAACAGCCAATGAACTGCACAAATTTACTGTAATGCATCACCTCATGCTTCTATACATGTGTGTTGAATATAATACATTTCACATTCAATACgctgtaacatcaactctccaTAATTCAACCAGGTGTCATAATATCGCCACATCTTCATATTGTTATAGCACCCTTGTCAAGATAGTCTTGAACACCTCAACATCTGAAGTGTATAAACCTCAGATGAGGTTGCTATACTGGAATGGTACATCCCTTTCAA
The sequence above is drawn from the Branchiostoma floridae strain S238N-H82 chromosome 4, Bfl_VNyyK, whole genome shotgun sequence genome and encodes:
- the LOC118414379 gene encoding uncharacterized protein LOC118414379, whose amino-acid sequence is MFVWRRLLYPLSKRMIYKRRQLFLTTVLTVSLFTVLHLNLAQRIYSGVTAFSYIEPLTKTTVAVHHNSKYDGHTADVTACVVEPSLTYCDGVGFGALVLQTIDDITTCLAQGFTPTVIWTDCDVCGPPGHGKNYWTWYFEAVNEGIEQSTKTRVCVMPGIYNVVNKSPYLTRRGAVGKLVDFRFADMEHKVTTYIQPITAETRALVNHVISGYVKPAARFHNTVNAFYKSFMAETVNIGVHVRLGGDHIEEMSEEFGQKTPDLEDFVRVVRQLIKNATPTATNAGKELRIFLACDIDEVMGVFKAEFGDDKVLNIQAARGDDLKLKEKDKDSARSRGDKVFTDILLLSKCDYLVHDESSVAAVAYYFNPNLRSFFVSGDSADHRRLNAKPRFDSQELLRQAAVRKTSNIRDISLGHDWLWVWWKTRSLLLWGIFGPDSDSLFSDVKCFYKNVRQSRCRKEFASLQPDSKRLKDLMNLNWEYQPKHDV
- the LOC118415023 gene encoding uncharacterized protein LOC118415023 (The sequence of the model RefSeq protein was modified relative to this genomic sequence to represent the inferred CDS: added 109 bases not found in genome assembly) — encoded protein: MRGRKQRRLRFVEFVKEGGKGKRRGKSALDEGLGILATAGDWDLRVDLDRKLTFPEEITTTNQRPDIVIWSAKTRQVVILELTVPWEDRLEEAFERKAEKYSELKQSCIEKGWKTWYYPIEVGCRGFVGQSAWRGLGAVGIKGRKRKVVTKNLAEAAEAASRWLWMKSKEHTWK